A stretch of the Aminipila terrae genome encodes the following:
- a CDS encoding adenosylhomocysteinase: MKKYEIRDIALAPSGHQKIEWVKNNMPLLRGFEEEFVKTKPFEGIKISLSVHLEAKTAYLCKVLAAGGAQMSVTGSNILSTQDDIAAALVEDGLMVYAYHGATAEEYERHIEMCLEHKPNIIIDDGGDLVGMVHGKRTDLAEEVWGGCEETTTGVIRLKAMEREGVLKFPMVAVNDAQCKHLFDNRYGTGQSVWASIMTNTNLIVAGKTVVVAGYGWCSRGIAMRAAAMGANVIVTEINPVKAIEARMDGYSVMTMAKAAPLGDIFVSATGCNHTITVEHMLTMKDRAILTNAGHFDCEIDMAGLEAAAVEKMETRKNIMGYKLNNGRMVNVIAEGRLVNIAAADGHPAEIMDMSFAVQTLSALYIKDNYKNLKKGVIDVSAEIDDVVSNRKLEAWDIEIDKLTPEQEKYLNSWQV; the protein is encoded by the coding sequence ATGAAGAAATATGAAATCCGAGACATTGCTTTGGCACCGTCCGGTCACCAGAAAATTGAATGGGTTAAAAATAACATGCCTCTGCTCAGAGGTTTTGAGGAAGAGTTTGTAAAAACAAAACCTTTTGAAGGCATTAAAATATCCCTTTCAGTGCATCTGGAAGCCAAAACCGCATATCTTTGTAAAGTACTGGCAGCAGGAGGAGCACAAATGTCTGTAACAGGCAGTAATATTCTATCCACCCAGGATGATATTGCAGCAGCTCTTGTTGAAGATGGTCTTATGGTATATGCCTATCATGGTGCTACAGCTGAAGAATACGAAAGACATATTGAAATGTGTCTTGAACATAAACCCAATATTATTATAGATGATGGGGGAGACCTTGTTGGTATGGTTCACGGAAAAAGAACTGATCTGGCAGAAGAAGTCTGGGGCGGATGTGAAGAAACCACCACAGGTGTGATCAGACTGAAGGCTATGGAACGTGAAGGGGTACTTAAGTTCCCGATGGTAGCTGTAAACGATGCCCAGTGCAAACACCTATTTGATAACAGATACGGTACAGGTCAATCTGTCTGGGCTAGTATTATGACTAATACAAACCTGATTGTGGCAGGGAAAACAGTTGTTGTTGCTGGATATGGATGGTGCTCAAGAGGTATTGCTATGAGAGCAGCAGCTATGGGGGCAAATGTAATTGTCACAGAGATTAATCCTGTAAAGGCTATTGAGGCACGTATGGACGGATATAGTGTAATGACTATGGCAAAGGCAGCTCCTTTGGGTGATATTTTTGTATCTGCTACAGGCTGTAATCATACTATAACTGTAGAGCATATGCTGACAATGAAGGATAGAGCAATCCTGACAAACGCTGGACATTTCGACTGCGAGATTGACATGGCAGGTCTGGAAGCAGCAGCAGTGGAAAAGATGGAAACAAGAAAGAATATTATGGGTTATAAACTTAATAATGGCAGAATGGTGAATGTCATAGCTGAAGGCAGACTGGTAAATATCGCAGCAGCTGACGGGCATCCTGCAGAAATTATGGATATGAGTTTTGCGGTACAGACATTATCCGCTCTATACATTAAAGACAATTATAAGAATTTAAAAAAGGGTGTAATTGACGTATCTGCAGAAATCGATGATGTGGTTTCCAACAGAAAGCTTGAAGCATGGGACATTGAGATTGACAAACTGACTCCGGAACAGGAAAAATACCTTAACAGCTGGCAGGTATAA
- a CDS encoding GerMN domain-containing protein, whose product MGERQNWKLDKLMWRIFCFTMGAVLIVTSVMGLSGCGHKKAEEQQVNKQLKLYYANSDFIVNGDESKGALVEYDGISIYVPEKTPKGMTDEEAASYAYTEAITHLWQVPEALKNANTLVTEKFGIHNITCKDGTAYVDLIGKNLKDGGGSLEESIFISQIVETLTNSFHEIKQVQFLVDGKKAETLMGHCDTSEPLTEGLYKTDKDKTQ is encoded by the coding sequence ATGGGAGAAAGACAAAACTGGAAATTGGATAAATTGATGTGGAGAATATTCTGTTTTACCATGGGGGCAGTTCTGATTGTAACATCAGTCATGGGATTATCCGGCTGCGGCCATAAGAAAGCAGAGGAACAGCAGGTAAACAAGCAATTAAAACTTTATTATGCAAATAGTGACTTTATTGTTAACGGGGATGAAAGTAAAGGGGCGCTGGTAGAATATGATGGGATTTCCATCTATGTACCGGAAAAAACTCCAAAAGGAATGACTGATGAAGAAGCCGCTTCCTATGCATACACGGAAGCAATTACCCACCTGTGGCAGGTACCTGAGGCTTTGAAAAATGCCAACACACTGGTTACTGAAAAGTTTGGTATACACAATATTACCTGCAAAGACGGAACTGCTTATGTAGATTTAATTGGAAAGAATCTTAAAGATGGGGGTGGGTCTTTAGAAGAATCAATCTTTATAAGTCAGATTGTTGAAACACTTACAAATAGTTTTCATGAAATAAAACAAGTACAGTTTTTAGTAGATGGTAAAAAGGCAGAAACCCTGATGGGTCATTGCGATACATCAGAACCTTTAACAGAAGGTTTATATAAAACTGATAAAGATAAAACACAATAA
- a CDS encoding polysaccharide deacetylase family protein, producing the protein MGIIKWDSDKQRSKYLKLAVAVGSIVVVALAIIIAKSAMGQDIKASAQNNTDEKSTVIAEADKLALGYFYDEALGVLQRESDLMDQSTTGDAIQLKMADIKHQKESLVKYNGVVEHVFFHSLIIYPELAFDNKGHPAQGYNMWMTTVKEFKAMLPELYKRGYVLYPLNETITVAGDGTVSPKDIYLPKGKKPLVISIDDVNYYDYMKPDGFANRLVIGPDKRVWTEVITPQGETKITRDGDVMPILDDFVAKYPDFSWKGTKGVIALTGYQGALGYRITDGLPEEPKWQQEVKAVADNLKAEGWLFACHSYTHNGYFRTGKVTMAQMKYDTDRWKQKIAPWVGETNIYISPFGWHWNNKNPIHRYIADSGYKIFCPVDISRKTIFYKDIMVMPRVNLDDYTMQKRPEFLNQYYFDVNKVYDKSRPAVNY; encoded by the coding sequence GTGGGGATTATTAAATGGGACAGCGACAAACAGCGAAGCAAATACTTGAAGCTGGCTGTGGCTGTAGGAAGTATCGTAGTAGTGGCTCTGGCTATAATAATAGCTAAGAGTGCTATGGGTCAGGATATTAAGGCTTCAGCTCAGAATAATACAGATGAGAAGAGTACTGTAATAGCTGAAGCGGATAAGCTGGCATTAGGTTATTTTTATGATGAAGCATTGGGGGTTCTGCAAAGGGAATCTGATTTAATGGATCAGAGCACTACTGGTGATGCAATTCAATTGAAAATGGCTGATATAAAGCATCAAAAAGAGTCTTTAGTGAAATATAATGGCGTAGTGGAGCATGTTTTTTTTCACAGCCTGATTATATATCCCGAACTTGCTTTTGATAACAAAGGACATCCGGCACAAGGCTATAATATGTGGATGACTACTGTTAAAGAGTTTAAAGCCATGCTCCCGGAACTTTATAAAAGAGGATATGTTCTTTATCCATTGAATGAGACCATTACCGTTGCAGGAGATGGAACCGTATCGCCTAAGGACATTTATTTGCCTAAAGGGAAGAAACCATTAGTTATTTCCATTGATGATGTAAACTATTATGATTACATGAAACCAGATGGTTTTGCTAACCGGTTGGTCATTGGTCCGGACAAACGGGTGTGGACGGAGGTTATTACTCCGCAGGGAGAAACAAAAATAACCCGTGATGGGGATGTAATGCCTATTCTGGATGATTTTGTTGCAAAATATCCAGACTTTTCCTGGAAAGGTACGAAAGGTGTTATTGCCCTTACAGGGTATCAGGGTGCATTAGGATATCGGATTACAGACGGGCTGCCAGAAGAACCAAAATGGCAGCAGGAAGTGAAAGCTGTGGCAGATAACCTGAAAGCAGAAGGATGGCTTTTTGCCTGCCATAGTTATACCCATAATGGATATTTCAGGACTGGTAAAGTTACCATGGCTCAGATGAAGTATGACACAGACAGATGGAAGCAGAAGATTGCTCCATGGGTAGGGGAAACAAACATATACATATCCCCTTTCGGATGGCATTGGAACAATAAAAATCCAATACATAGGTACATTGCTGATAGTGGATATAAGATATTTTGTCCGGTAGATATCAGCAGAAAAACGATATTTTATAAAGATATTATGGTTATGCCTAGAGTAAATTTAGATGACTATACCATGCAGAAACGTCCGGAGTTCCTGAACCAGTATTACTTTGATGTAAATAAGGTTTATGATAAATCAAGACCGGCGGTTAATTACTAA
- the glmS gene encoding glutamine--fructose-6-phosphate transaminase (isomerizing), with protein sequence MCGIVGYVGKRNVKDAKDIIIDGLKKLEYRGYDSSGIALNIGGRLEVRKHVGRIANLEKLMEGETLNGNIGIGHTRWATHGAPSDLNAHPHCNCDESIAVVHNGIIENYVEIKEWLAQEYGIKFKSETDTEVIAHLIGIYYDGDLENAVFKAVAKMRGAYAIGVVAAAEPDKIVAVRKDAPLIAGLGEGCNFIASDIPALLKHVRKIYLIENNETVVVTADNVKIYNEDHKEVKREVFHVTWDAEAAEKEGYDHFMLKEIHEQPKGLYETLNRRIEEDGSIKLDGINMTKEDIENFNKVFIVACGTAYHAGLVGKFAIESLAKIPVEIDVASEFRYRDPFVDDKTLFIAISQSGETLDTLAALREAKRKGARILSVVNVVGSSVARESDDVFYTWAGPEIAVASTKAYTTQLMCMYLIGLYMGRKKEVISDEKYNQYMSELQDIPDKLTELLKSESSIHDLAKELYKKEQVFFIGRGADAGVSYEGSLKLKEISYINSFAIAAGELKHGTIALIEKDTLVIALATQDKLYEKMLSNIQEVKARGAYVIGIAKEGNKEIEKQADRVIYIPDCMDEVSPLLSVVPLQILAYYIAKERGCDIDKPKNLAKSVTVE encoded by the coding sequence ATGTGTGGAATAGTAGGCTATGTGGGCAAGCGCAATGTAAAAGATGCGAAAGATATTATTATTGACGGATTAAAAAAGTTAGAATACAGAGGCTATGACTCATCCGGCATTGCCCTGAATATTGGAGGCAGGCTTGAAGTCAGAAAACACGTGGGAAGAATAGCAAATCTTGAAAAGCTAATGGAAGGTGAAACTTTAAACGGTAACATCGGTATAGGCCATACAAGGTGGGCTACTCATGGCGCTCCTTCTGATTTAAATGCACACCCTCACTGTAATTGTGATGAGTCCATCGCGGTTGTACATAATGGAATCATTGAGAACTATGTAGAAATCAAAGAATGGCTGGCGCAGGAATATGGAATAAAATTTAAATCAGAAACAGATACAGAAGTAATCGCACATTTAATCGGTATTTATTATGACGGAGATCTGGAGAATGCTGTTTTTAAGGCTGTAGCAAAGATGCGGGGAGCCTATGCAATCGGAGTTGTTGCAGCAGCAGAGCCAGATAAAATTGTTGCAGTAAGAAAAGATGCTCCACTTATTGCTGGACTTGGGGAAGGATGCAACTTCATTGCATCGGATATCCCTGCACTTTTAAAACATGTGAGAAAAATCTATTTGATTGAAAATAATGAAACGGTAGTCGTTACAGCGGATAACGTAAAGATTTATAATGAAGATCATAAAGAAGTAAAACGTGAAGTCTTCCATGTAACATGGGATGCAGAAGCTGCTGAAAAGGAAGGCTACGACCACTTCATGCTGAAAGAAATTCATGAACAGCCAAAAGGCCTTTATGAAACTCTGAACAGACGTATTGAAGAAGATGGAAGTATCAAGCTAGATGGAATCAACATGACAAAAGAAGATATCGAAAACTTCAATAAAGTTTTTATCGTTGCCTGCGGGACAGCTTATCATGCAGGGTTAGTAGGCAAATTTGCCATTGAAAGTCTGGCAAAGATTCCGGTGGAGATTGATGTGGCTTCTGAATTCAGATACAGAGACCCATTTGTTGATGATAAAACACTTTTCATTGCTATCAGCCAGTCTGGTGAAACGCTGGATACACTTGCTGCACTAAGAGAGGCAAAGAGGAAAGGGGCCAGAATACTGTCTGTAGTCAATGTAGTAGGCAGCTCAGTAGCACGGGAATCAGATGATGTATTCTATACCTGGGCAGGTCCTGAAATCGCAGTTGCTTCAACGAAAGCTTATACAACCCAGCTGATGTGTATGTACCTGATCGGACTTTATATGGGGCGTAAAAAGGAAGTTATTTCTGATGAAAAATATAATCAGTATATGTCTGAGCTTCAAGACATCCCAGATAAATTAACAGAATTACTAAAAAGTGAATCGTCAATACACGATTTAGCGAAAGAACTGTATAAAAAAGAGCAGGTATTCTTTATTGGAAGAGGGGCAGATGCAGGTGTTTCTTACGAAGGTTCTTTGAAACTGAAAGAAATCTCATACATAAATTCTTTTGCTATTGCAGCAGGAGAACTGAAGCATGGTACTATTGCTCTAATAGAGAAGGATACCCTTGTAATTGCTCTTGCCACTCAGGATAAACTCTATGAGAAGATGCTTTCCAATATACAGGAAGTTAAGGCAAGAGGTGCTTATGTAATAGGTATTGCAAAAGAAGGCAACAAGGAAATCGAAAAGCAGGCAGACAGGGTCATTTATATTCCTGACTGCATGGATGAAGTTTCGCCACTGCTTTCTGTAGTGCCTCTGCAGATTTTAGCTTATTATATAGCCAAAGAAAGAGGCTGTGATATTGATAAACCAAAAAATCTGGCTAAGAGTGTAACGGTTGAATAG
- the glmM gene encoding phosphoglucosamine mutase: MGRLFGTDGVRGVANSELTPELAFNLGKAGAYVLSKEEQRPVVLIGKDTRISGDMLEDALSAGILAMGGNVIKVGVLPTPAVAYLVRYYKATAGVVISASHNTFEYNGIKFFNEEGFKLDDDLEEQIEDLIIRNIDINSHITGDRLGRCLAAEDDALDLYVKFLESTIDIRLDGMKIVLDCANGASYKAAEKVFSNLGAKVIVIANSPDGININAGCGSTHPEKLQARVLAEKADLGLAFDGDADRLIAVDELGRIIDGDKTIVMCAKMLKDRGLLVKDKVTATVMSNLGFHKAVKEMGCNVEVTQVGDRYVLESMLKTGGVIGGEQSGHIIFLNYTTTGDGILSALQLVKAVQASGKKPSVMSDEITIYPQVLKNASIKNENKKKYMEDPEVSAEIARVEELMAGEGRVLIRPSGTEPLVRVMIEGKDIDAITKLAQELALLITKRLG; encoded by the coding sequence ATGGGCAGATTGTTTGGAACTGACGGAGTAAGAGGCGTGGCAAACTCAGAGCTGACTCCGGAACTGGCATTTAATCTTGGTAAAGCAGGTGCTTATGTACTTAGCAAAGAAGAGCAGAGGCCAGTTGTTCTGATTGGTAAAGATACAAGAATATCAGGAGACATGTTAGAAGATGCGCTAAGCGCAGGAATTCTTGCAATGGGAGGAAATGTTATCAAGGTAGGAGTATTACCTACACCAGCTGTTGCATATCTTGTAAGGTATTATAAAGCAACTGCAGGAGTTGTCATATCAGCATCACATAATACTTTTGAGTATAATGGCATTAAATTTTTTAATGAAGAGGGATTTAAACTGGATGATGATTTAGAGGAACAGATTGAAGACCTGATTATCAGAAACATAGATATCAACAGTCATATTACAGGAGACAGATTAGGCAGATGTCTGGCAGCAGAAGATGATGCACTGGATTTATACGTTAAATTTCTGGAAAGCACCATTGATATCAGACTGGATGGTATGAAGATTGTTCTGGACTGTGCAAATGGAGCTTCTTATAAAGCTGCAGAAAAGGTGTTCAGCAATCTTGGTGCAAAGGTTATAGTAATAGCTAATTCTCCTGATGGCATAAATATCAACGCCGGATGTGGCTCCACCCATCCGGAAAAATTACAGGCCCGTGTACTGGCAGAGAAAGCTGATCTGGGTCTTGCTTTTGATGGAGATGCAGACAGATTGATAGCTGTTGATGAGCTTGGCCGCATTATTGATGGAGATAAAACTATTGTAATGTGCGCAAAGATGCTTAAAGACAGAGGGCTTCTGGTAAAAGATAAAGTAACCGCCACTGTTATGAGTAATTTAGGATTCCATAAGGCTGTAAAAGAAATGGGATGTAATGTGGAAGTAACACAGGTCGGAGACCGATACGTTCTGGAAAGTATGCTGAAGACCGGTGGTGTCATAGGAGGAGAACAGTCAGGACATATTATCTTCTTAAATTATACAACTACTGGAGATGGAATATTATCTGCATTACAACTTGTCAAGGCCGTTCAGGCCAGTGGAAAGAAACCATCTGTAATGTCAGATGAAATTACCATTTATCCGCAAGTATTAAAGAATGCCAGTATCAAAAATGAAAATAAGAAAAAATATATGGAAGACCCTGAAGTGAGTGCAGAAATTGCAAGGGTTGAGGAATTGATGGCAGGAGAAGGAAGGGTCCTAATCAGGCCTTCAGGAACAGAACCTCTTGTAAGAGTTATGATTGAAGGAAAGGACATCGATGCCATAACAAAATTAGCTCAGGAGCTGGCGCTCCTGATAACGAAAAGATTGGGATAG
- a CDS encoding CdaR family protein, whose translation MLQNKNFTKFLSILLAIFLWVYVVAVENPPTKVKIPNVPIKLVNVDSLNQRGLAISSEEDYFMDIVIEGTRSDVLKISANDIIAKADVFGYGVGQNDIPVTVTVPDSISVADQKTHRLTVNIEEMVSVYKPVNVVFSGTIDPKLEATVSQITPKEVEVKGAKSKVASVKSVNATVDVSKLTTEAKSFTADLTAVDARGQTVKNIQLSSDTADFEAAVYQIKEVPLQVDVTGEVNKSYQVTNMYVPQKVKIKGLKENLDKVDKITASPVDISSVTATTDIPVSVKLPHGVMLAQDSKHVAVSIAIKGISVKEFEIPSSSITSNGLADKLSLVINTQSVNVKVSGKEADVEKLTAEDIKLSIDLTGLAAGIYTVPLKVVKGSGVSDISVTPGEIHITINEAV comes from the coding sequence ATGCTGCAAAATAAGAATTTTACAAAATTTTTGTCAATACTTTTGGCAATTTTCCTATGGGTATATGTTGTAGCTGTTGAGAATCCGCCAACAAAAGTTAAAATACCCAATGTGCCTATTAAACTTGTTAATGTTGACAGTTTAAACCAAAGAGGTCTTGCCATTAGTTCTGAAGAAGATTATTTTATGGATATAGTTATAGAGGGGACCCGTTCTGACGTGTTAAAAATTTCAGCCAATGACATCATTGCAAAAGCGGATGTATTTGGATACGGGGTAGGACAAAATGATATCCCGGTTACGGTAACCGTGCCGGATTCAATCAGTGTGGCAGATCAGAAAACTCATAGGCTGACTGTAAATATTGAAGAAATGGTTTCCGTATATAAACCTGTGAATGTTGTTTTCAGCGGGACCATTGACCCTAAACTGGAAGCAACCGTTTCACAGATTACACCAAAAGAAGTGGAAGTGAAAGGGGCAAAATCAAAAGTTGCCAGTGTAAAATCAGTAAATGCAACTGTTGATGTTTCAAAACTTACTACAGAAGCTAAATCCTTTACAGCAGATTTAACAGCTGTAGACGCAAGGGGACAAACAGTAAAAAATATTCAGCTGTCTTCTGATACAGCGGATTTTGAAGCGGCTGTATACCAGATAAAAGAAGTACCACTGCAGGTAGATGTAACTGGAGAAGTGAACAAATCATATCAGGTTACTAATATGTATGTTCCACAAAAGGTTAAGATTAAAGGTCTAAAAGAAAATCTGGATAAAGTTGATAAAATAACAGCATCACCTGTTGATATCAGCAGTGTCACAGCTACTACAGACATTCCGGTTTCCGTTAAACTGCCTCATGGTGTTATGCTGGCACAGGATTCTAAACATGTGGCGGTCAGCATAGCTATAAAAGGTATAAGTGTAAAAGAATTTGAAATACCAAGCAGCAGCATTACTTCAAATGGACTGGCAGATAAACTTTCACTGGTCATAAATACCCAGAGTGTGAATGTTAAGGTCTCAGGAAAGGAAGCTGATGTGGAAAAACTTACGGCAGAAGACATTAAACTTTCTATTGATTTAACCGGTCTGGCAGCGGGAATTTATACCGTTCCCCTGAAAGTCGTAAAAGGGAGTGGGGTATCTGATATTTCAGTAACACCTGGCGAAATTCATATAACGATTAACGAGGCTGTATAA
- the cdaA gene encoding diadenylate cyclase CdaA, translating into MQNYISSIVSGISITDAIDVCIVAFIIYKVLGFIRESRAEQLVKGLLVLVLATLASDQFHLYTLNWILKGTMTLGVLALVIVFQPELRRGLEYVGRSKLVKAPFGQFDKEKAKNITAQFIRAVDDFSANKVGALIILERETSLTDIAETGTILNAEISTELLGNIFYEGAPLHDGAVIVRGDKIYAAGCVLPLTQNKNLSKELGTRHRAGIGITENSDAITLIVSEETGIISIAVDGKLSRFLDIKTVEKTLLNLFLNATGDEKNVAVKSLAAIFNMLGRKNDAAK; encoded by the coding sequence ATGCAGAATTATATTAGCAGTATAGTTTCTGGTATTAGTATTACAGATGCTATAGATGTTTGTATTGTAGCATTTATAATATATAAAGTACTGGGATTCATAAGGGAGTCAAGAGCAGAGCAGCTTGTAAAGGGTCTGCTTGTTTTAGTGCTTGCGACTTTAGCTTCGGACCAGTTTCATCTATATACCTTAAACTGGATTTTAAAGGGTACGATGACATTGGGTGTTTTGGCTTTAGTTATAGTATTTCAGCCGGAACTTAGAAGAGGTCTGGAATATGTAGGCAGAAGTAAATTGGTAAAAGCACCTTTTGGACAGTTTGATAAAGAAAAAGCAAAAAATATTACAGCACAGTTTATAAGAGCCGTTGACGACTTTTCAGCCAATAAGGTCGGAGCGCTTATCATATTGGAAAGAGAAACATCTTTAACAGATATCGCAGAAACCGGGACTATTCTGAATGCAGAAATATCTACAGAATTATTAGGAAATATTTTTTATGAAGGGGCTCCTTTGCATGACGGAGCAGTTATTGTCCGGGGAGATAAAATCTATGCAGCTGGATGTGTACTGCCTTTAACACAGAATAAAAATCTATCAAAAGAACTTGGCACCAGACACCGAGCAGGGATTGGAATTACGGAAAACTCCGATGCCATTACCCTTATTGTTTCGGAAGAAACAGGGATTATATCTATAGCCGTAGATGGTAAATTGTCCAGATTCCTGGATATTAAGACGGTTGAAAAAACTCTGCTTAATCTGTTTTTAAATGCCACTGGGGATGAAAAGAATGTAGCAGTAAAGAGCCTGGCTGCAATTTTCAATATGTTGGGGAGAAAGAACGATGCTGCAAAATAA